In Rhodopirellula sp. P2, the DNA window CTGGCTTGCATTCGCAGCAACGCCAGACGCATTCGCGACGATTCCAATTGCTGCTCCAACACTTCCCGGCGGCTTTGTTCCAAGAGCATGTTGCTCGGATCGTACTGGCAGAAGACATCGAAGAAGAGATTGCTGCTGGCTTGCAGATGACCGGCACTTTTTCGCCGACCGGGCAGGCCGGGGTGAATCAGACCGGCGACGCGTGCAATCTGACGAAACTGTCGCTTCGCCATCTCCGTCGAATTCATGCTTTGCAAAATTTCTGCGACTAAATCTCCGGTCGCGAACACCCCGGCGGTCACGGCCTGCTCGACCTGGATCGGCGTGGGGGACTGCAACACGATGCCGTGGTCGTTGCAGCCGATGGAAAACGTTTGCTTCCGCAGCCTCGACATGCGATACGCAAACAGGGCTGCCAGACCTTCATGAACGAGGCGCCCCTCAAACGGATACAAGAACACGTGGTGACCGCCGCGAGTCTTCACCTTCTCCATCAACACCTCATCCCTGCGTGGCAGAGTGCTCCACTGAGCTTGCAATTCCAACAATGGTTTCAGCGACTTCATCTCTCGACCGACGAACGTCCCCTCGGAAGCTTGTTCAATCCGTCGTCGCAAACCGTCACTCAATTCGCTTGAAAGCGGCATTCGGGCCCCCATCCATCGTGGCACCGTGTCTGGTTTCCCGGTTGCCCGACGGACGTAGGCCGCGTTGTCCTTGACACGAACCAGCTCCACCAACCGACCAGCAAACAAAAACTTGTTGCCGGGCTGAAGCTTTGACAGGAAGCTCTCCTCCGCGGTTCCGAGTGTCTTCCCCTTTAGGAATTTCACCTGCATTGATGCATCAGCGACGATCGTGCCAATGTTCATGCGATGGTTGGTGATCGTCCGACGCTGTGTCACCTGGAATCGATCGTCCGCCACCTCGACGCGGTGGTAGTCAGGGTACGCTTCCAGTGATTCGCCCCCGCGAACGACAAAGTCCAAGACCCATTGCCACTCGAGATCGGTCAGTGATCGATAGGCATGCGCCGTGCGCACTTCTCTCAACAGAGCATCCTTGGTGAATCCGCCGCCAATCGCGATCGTCACGACGTGTTGAGCGAGCACATCGAGCGGCTTGTTCAACATCGGCCGAGCCTCCAAACGCCCCCTGCCAATGGCATCCTGTGCAGCAGCCAACTCGATCAGTTCAATCGCGTTGGTGGGAACAAACACCAACCGGCTGGTGGCGTCCGGTTGATGCCCGCTTCGGCCGGCGCGTTGAAGCAATCGCGCGGCACCTTTGGGACTACCGATTTGGATCACTAAATCAACGGCGGTGAAGTCCACTCCCAGATCCAAACTGCTGGTGCAAACAACTGCTCGCAGTCGCCCTGCACGCAGCCCATCCTCCACCCACCGCCGCACGGACATGTCCAGCGATCCGTGATGGATCGCGATCTGACCAGCCCATTCCGGTTTCTGCTTCAACAGTTGTTGATACCAGATCTCGGTTTGTGATCGAGTGTTCGTGAAAACCAATGCACTGTTGACTGTTTCCAACAATTGCACGACCTGAGGCACCATCTTGGTGCCGATATGTCCCGACCAGGGAAAACGATCCATCTTTGCCGGAATGATGGACTCCAGTTTGATCTTCTTCTTTTTATGTCCTTCCACCACTTTGACTCGGTCGGTCGGGGTGTCCCCCATTAAAGCCTCACAGGCCTGTGTCAAATTGCCCAGCGTGGCCGACACACCCCAGATCCGCAGATCGGGATTGAGTGAGCGAAGCCGCGACAGCGCCAACTCCGTTTGAATGCCACGCTTCGTCCCAAGGAGTTCGTGCCATTCGTCAACGATCACACATTCCAATTGCGTCAACTGCGCCAGCAGCTTCTCATGCGTCAACATCAACGAGAGACTTTCCGGCGTGGTGATGAGTGCCGTCGGAAGTTTCTTCAGTTGCCGCTGCTTCGCACTCTGTTTGCTGTCGCCCGTTCTGGACTCAAGCGTCCACGGCAGACCAAGCGCGTCGAGCGGTGCCCGGAGCGATTTCTCTGTGTCGCCGGCCAACGCACGCAGCGGTGTGATCCAGAGGACGCGGGCCGGTGGACTTCGTTTGGGATTCCATTTCGTCCTGTCGGGGTTCTCCTGCAGCCATTTCAGAATCGGTCCCATCCAGACACCCAGTGTCTTTCCGGTCCCGGTCGCAGAGTGCAACATCCCGCTGAAGCCATCGCGATAGCTCCGCCAAACCGTCCGTTGAAACGCAAACGGCTTCCACCCAATCGACATAAAATAGCGGTCGATGGTCTGAGAGGGCGTTGCGGGCATGAGCTTGAGAGATTTGATCAAAGGATCCGATTGGCGGCTTGGAATGATCGTCAGGGATTTGCTGCTCCAGCAAAATGAACCGCAGCGGTCGTCCGTCGACAACGCAATCGGTGTGCCACCGAGCGAAGTCATCATCACAACCCGACGCGTCAGCGAGGGACTCACCACCGAGCAGCACGGTCCCTCGCTCACGCGTCGGGTTGGGAATGTCACCAAGCTCACGTCATTCGCCGTGAAGCGCAACCGTCCAAACGAGTGGCCCATCGCCTTGATAGAATCGCGTGCGCCTCATCATCACAACCCGACGCGTCAGCGAGGGACTCACCACCGAGCAGCACGGTCCCTCGCTCACGCGTCGGGTTGGGAATGTCACCAAGCTCACGTCATTCGCCGTGAAACGCAACTGTCCAAACGAGTGGCCAATCGCCTTGATAGAATCGCGTGCGCCTCATCATCCCAACCCGACGCGTCAGCGAGGGACTCACCACCGAGCAGCACGGTCCCTCGCTCACGCGTCGGGTTGGGATTGCCACCAAGCTCACGTCATTCGCAGTGAAACGCAACCGTCCAAATGAGTGGCCCATCGCCTTGATAGAATCGCGTGCGCCTCATCATCCCAACCCGACGCGTCAGCGAGGGACTCACCACCGAGCAGCACGGTCCCTCGCTCACCCGTCGGGTTGGGATTGCCACCAAACTCACGTCATTCGCAGTGAAACGCAACCGTCCAAATGAGTGGCCCATCGCCTTGATAGAATCGTGTGCGCCTCATCATCACAACCCGACGCGTCAGCGAGGGACTCCTCACCGAGCAGCACGGTCCCTCGCTCACCCGTCGGGTTGGGAATGTCACCAAGCTCACGTCATTCGCAGTGAAACGCAACCGTCCAAATGAATGGCCAATCGCCTTGATAGAATCGAGTGAGTCTCATCATCACAACCCGACGCGTCAGCGAGGGACTCACCACCGAGCTGCATGGTCCCTCGCTCACGCGTCGGGTTGGGATTGCCACCAAGCTCACGTCATTCGCAGTGAAACGCAACCGTCCAAATGAATGGCCCATCGCCTTGATCGAATCGCGTGCGCCTCATCTTCCCAACCCGACGCGTCAGCGAGGGACTCCTCACCGAGCAGCACGGTCCCTCGCTCACCCGTCGGGTTGGGATTGTCACCAAGCTCACGTCATTCGCAGTGAAACGCAACCGTCCAAACGAGTGGCCCATCGCCTTGATAGAATCGCGTGCGCCTCATCATCACAACCCGACGCGTCAGCGAGGGACTCCTCCAGATGGTTCACAACGTGTCAATGCAAGATCCGTTCGCATTCTTCATCACTTGGCCAACGTATGGGACCTGGCTTCCTGGCAACGATCGCGGATGGGTCGAGTATCACCATGGGTGGCAATTGCCCAATCGAAATCTCGAGTCAATGTGCACGACACAAATGAAGGAGAAGCAGTGCCTGCTCGATCCAGGCGAGCGAAAAATTGTCATCGCTCAAGTATCAGAAACTTGCCAATTTCGAGACTGGACGTTGCACGCGATTGATTGCCGATCCAATCATGCACACATCGTGGTCAGCGGTGCCAAGACGGCCCCCAAGAAGATTCGCAAGGATATCAAAGCATGGTGTACACGAAGGTTGAAAGAAAGGTCGAATCAAAATCGCTCCAATTGGTGGGCGGAGAGAGGAAGTATTCGATACATCTGGAACGAAGACTCGCTCGCGAGAGTCGTGTTGTACGTCACTGAAGCTCAAGATCGAAAGGGACTGGAACGATAGCTGCTCGACGCCCGAGGGACTCCTCACCGAGCAGCACGGTCCCTCGCTCACGCGTCGGGTTGGGAATGTCACCAAGCTCACGTCATTCGCCGTGAAACGCAACCGTCCAAATGAGTGGCCCATCGCCTTGATAGAATCGAGTGCGCCTCATCATCCCAACCCGACGCGTCAGCGAGGGACTCCTCACCGAGCAGCACGGTCCCTTGCTCACGCGTCGGGTTGGGATAGACATTCGTCAGGGCAGCAATTCGAGTAGCTCGCTGAGCTGGTTCGCGTCGGCCGCCTGTTTGTCGTGACGCCAACGCAGAATCCTTGGAAACCGCGTTGCAACGCCGCTCTTGTGTCGCGGACTGCGCTGCAATCCCTCAAACGCAAGCTCCATCACCAGCTCAGGCGACACGCTGCGCACCGGTCCAAATGATTCCTTGGTATGGCGACGAACAAACCGATCGACTTTCCGAATCTCGGCATCCGTCAGTCCGCTGTAGGCTTTTGCAAAGGGAACCAGTTTCTCTTCGTCCCACAGTGCAAACGTGTAATCCGTGTACAGACTCGCCCGCCTGCCGTGTCCCTTTTGTGCATAGATCAAAACAGCGTCGATCGTGTATGGCTGGACCTTCCATTTCCACCACGTTCCTCGAACACGCCCGGTGTCGTAGACGGCTTGCTTGTGCTTCAGCATCAAACCTTCGGCGTTCTGTTGGCGACTTGATTCGCGGATCTTCCGCCAGGTGTCCCACGAGGATCCCTCGATCAACTTCGTCGCACGGAGGTGCGGGTGCTCGATCGATCGCAACAGTGACTCGAGTCGCTGACGACGTTCGCTGAACGGGAGCGATCGTATATCGCTGCCACCGTCTTCCAGCAGATCAAAGGCATGGAAGACAACCGGAACTTCCGACAAAAGCTTCTTGCCAACAGTCTTTCGACCAATCCGTCGTTGCAACGCGGAAAATGGAAGCACTTCCCCATCCGATTTTGCCGCCAGGATTTCCCCGTCCAGCACGGTCCCGTTCGGCAAGCAGGCGGCGGCTTCGTCAATCTCCGGCCAACGATTTTCCATCAGATCTTCCCCGCGTGACCAAACAAAGGTTTCGCCCGCTCGCCGGATCACCTGGCCGCGAATGCCATCCCATTTCCATTCCGCCACGTAATTCGAAACGTCGCCCAGTGGTTCTGGTCCGAGCTCATTGTCGAGTGCGTGAGCCAAACAAAACGGGTATGGCTGGCTGAGTCTCGTGTCCTGGGTGTCGGAGTCAATCAGTTGCTGGAAGAACTCAACCGATGGTTTCCAATTTCCCATCAGACGGTGTGCAATCACATCAGCGGGAATCTGATATCGGTCCGCGATCGCGCGTGTCACCAAGCGTTTGCTGACCCCAACACGAAACGCTCCCGTGATCAGCTTCATCACCACAAAGCGAACGTGAACGGGCGTTTGTTCCCAGATCGTGAAAATCGCTGCCCGCTGATCGTCCTCTTCCATGTTGCGAAGCGGCAACAGACGCTGGGTGACCCAGCCCGCAAGGCTGTCATCTCCGGCCGAGGTCTTGCATCCGGTTTCGAAGAATTCGGACTTATCCAACATTGGGGAACTCAACGCGGACTCGTTGCCTTCGCATTCACTGGACTCCCTCGGAGGCAGCGCGAGGTTGGCTCCCGTCCATTCCTGCTCTTCGCCCACCGGAACCACCAACGCCAAGGTCTCCGCGAGGTCGCCGACTGCGTGATACGACTCCTCGAACAACCAAGTAGGAATCCCAGCTTGTTCCGCAGCCCAAACTCGCAACCGTTTAGTTGGCACAAGCTGACGAAGTTTGCTGCCTGAAAGAAAGTGAATCGCCCAGGCTGCGTCCAACCCGTCCACTTCGCCGAAGTAGGCCGACATGGCTGCAATCTTCTCGTTCGTTTTCGTTGTCGAATCCAACGTGTTGTAGAGCTGTGCGAACCGAATCATGAACCGGTCTCCGATTCGGCAAGATGCTCCGCCGCCTCGGCATCTTCGTCGCTTTCGCCACGAGAGGATGATTCCAAGACCTCCGCCTGACGACCTTGCTCGGTGAGGTAGCGTGCCACGACCGCACTGTACCCGTGCGTGACCCAAACCGTTTCGGGATCGCACGCCTCGACGGCCTGCATCAGCGAAGGCCAATCGACATGATCGCTGACGATAAAACCACGATCCACGCTGCGACGTCGCCGCGCCCCGCGAACCGCCATCCAACCACTGGCCATCGCCGTGCTGACACGTCCGAACTTTCGCATCCACGGCGTCCCATGCGAACTGGGTACCGCCACCACCATCCCGCCCTTCCAATCATGTTTGCCCTCGATCGAGCCAACGTAAGTCGTTTCGGGCATCGCGACTCCTGAATCCCGGTACGCTTGAGTCCCTTTTTCAACTGCCCCATGGGTGTAGATCGGCCCAATGGTTGTGTCCAATTCCGCCAGCAACCTCTGGCTCTTTCCAACCGCGTATCCATACAACACGCAACACTTGCCATCATCGCGGCTCTCTCGCCACCACTGATTGATCGCGGACGTTGTCACCTCGTCCGGTTGCCAGCGATAAACTGGCAATCCAAACGTCGACTCGGTGACCATCAGGTGACACCGGATCGGCTGCCAGCTTTCGCAGGTTGGATCGTCGCCGAGTTTGTAATCACCGGTGACCACTTCGACGCGGCCTCGATATTCCAGTCGAACTTGGGCGGAACCCAGGATGTGGCCGGCAGGATGGAAGCTGATGTCGATTCCGGCAATCGAAACGGATTCGCCATAGTTCAAAAACTCGAACTCGGCATCATCGTTCATCCGCATTCGCAGCAGGTGCTCGCTGGGTTTGGCCGCCAAGTACCGGCGGCAGCCCCAACGGGCGTGGTCCGTGTGCGCGTGACTGACAACGGCCCGTTCAACTGGGCGGTTGGGGTCAATGTAAAAGCCACCGCGTGCGCAATACAAACCGGTGGGCGTTGATTCCAGAATCATGCTTGGCTCGCCGCGATTCTCAGGTCACCGACAAGTTGTTCTTGCATCTGGAATCGCCGTGATTCATCCGGCATCCTCAGAACGGCAGCGGGGTGCCAAGTCGCAAACGTCCGGTCGCACCACTCGGTTTGCATCCGCATCCCACGCGATTTCGTGATGCGGAAATCGCGTCCCAACAAAGCTTGCGACGGGGTCGCTCCCAGGCACACGATTGTCTTCGGCGCGATCACTGCCAACTCCGCTTCCAACCAAGGCCGACAAGCGTAAATCTCACGTGAGTTTGGCTTCTGATGCAATCTCCTTTTCCCTCGCTCGGTGAACTTGAAATGCTTGACGGTGTTGGTGACATAGACGTCGTCGCGATCGATCCCAGCCTGCGACAAGCACTCGTTGAGGAGTTGCCCAGCGGGACCGACGAACGGTTTGCCTTGAAGGTCTTCCTGGTCGCCGGGCTGCTCACCGATCAGGACTATCCTGGAATCTGGATTGCCTTCGCCAAAGACGACTTGCGTTGCAGCATGGCACAGATCGCAGGCCGAACATTGCCGCGCCGCCAGAGCAAGCTTGGGAAGATCGATCTCTGACGGCATGAAGTGCATCGCCGTCTGGCCAAATCCTTCGTGCGTTTCAATCATCTTCTCGACACGAGTCGGTGCTTGCTCAAGAAGCTCCGGTATCAACTCCGCTTCAGGCAATGTCGCCCAATGACGCACTGGCATCTCACGTTTCATCGTCGCAACCTTCACCCGAGCCGGATTGAAGATGGACGCGTAGTAAGTCTTCCAAAGCTCTTCCAGCGAATCTTCACTGTCCACTTGGCTGGCGGGTACCCCGCGTCCAAATTGCAATTCGCTTTGGTCCCAGGACGCTGATTCATCCGGTGTAAAAATGGACCAGTGCATCCCTTTGAAACGTCTCGCGAAGAACGGAGCCGCCAGACGCACGATCCGGTGGTCCGGACGATGCCAAGCCACAAAGGTCTCGGGGTCATCAGCGACCTTTCGAAACCGCACAAACGCTTTCATCTTGTGAACGTCCCGCGTGACCGCCTTCTGCATCTGTGTCAGTTGGTAGACATCGTCGTCGGTTGTGATCTTCAGCAATTCACGCTGCTCGCTGAGGATCCGCCACAAGGTTCGGTAGAGCAGTTCCCAGCGACCGGCGTCGCGATGGCAGGCGACCTTTTCGGCGAGATCGAGAAAGGAACGCGGAACGGTCGTCTCTGAACTCGCCACGCCGTTCGGCTTGCCAGTGGACTCATCAATCGGCTGGCTGGCTTCCGAGCCCTTCGATGAGTCCTCAAACAGACTCGGTTGGTCTGGATCCGCTTGCCAACGGACATCGGCAGGACGCACGCCCAACCTGAGCAGCCGTCTGGCCTCGGTTCGCCACTGTGGAAAACTCTCAACGCAATTTGTCTGAATCATGGACATCAAACCTCCCCTGAAATCGCCGACGTGGAGGCATCAAACAGCAACAACTGAGTCGTCGGTGGCTTGGCACGTTCCCCAAGATCGAGCTTGTCCAGGCTGGCCAGTCCAGGATTGTGGTCGGCCGTTTCGACAAACCATTTGGTTCGTTTCCAAGCAACACGCAATTTCCGCAGATCCGCCGATCGCAGACTTTGGAACTTGCGGATCTTCAAAATGCGGTCCACGCTGCGAACACCAATCCCGGGAATGCGAAGCAACTCTTCCCGGCTGGCTCGATTCACGTCCACTGGAAAGAAGTGGCGGTTTGCGATCGCCCATGCCAGTTTGGGATCCATTTCCAGTGACAAATTCGAGTCGCTCTCCGCGACAATTTCACTGGCGTCAAACCCGTAAAATCGCATCAGCCAATCGGCTTGGTACAAGCGATGTTCACGCACCAGTGGAGGCGATTGCCCAGGCAGTCGTGCGTCGGCGTGAGGGATCGGGCTGTAGGCTGAGTAGTACACACGCCGGAGACGTTGACCGGCGTACAACTCGGAAGCCGTCTTGAGTATTTCCAGATCGGGAGTCGGTGTCGCTCCGACAATCATTTGGGTGCTTTGGCCGGCCGGTGCGAATCGCGGCGGCTTGAAACCAGACTTCTGTTCCTCCTTCGTCTCATCGATCTTTTCGCGAATCCCACTCATCGTGTCGACGATTTGCGGCTTCTTCTTTTCTGGAGCAAGTTGCACCAAGTCGCTTTCGGTGGGCAGCTCGATGTTGACACTCAGCCGATCGGCCCATGCACCCGCTTGCTCGATCAGTCCCTGCGAGGCGTTGGGGATCGTCTTCAAATGAATGTAGCCGCCGAAATGTTGGTCGGTCCGAAGCCGGCGTGCCACCTCGATCAGCTGCTCC includes these proteins:
- a CDS encoding UdgX family uracil-DNA binding protein (This protein belongs to the uracil DNA glycosylase superfamily, members of which act in excision repair of DNA. However, it belongs more specifically to UdgX branch, whose founding member was found to bind uracil in DNA (where it does not belong), without cleaving it, appears to promote DNA repair by a pathway involving RecA, rather than base excision.), yielding MIQTNCVESFPQWRTEARRLLRLGVRPADVRWQADPDQPSLFEDSSKGSEASQPIDESTGKPNGVASSETTVPRSFLDLAEKVACHRDAGRWELLYRTLWRILSEQRELLKITTDDDVYQLTQMQKAVTRDVHKMKAFVRFRKVADDPETFVAWHRPDHRIVRLAAPFFARRFKGMHWSIFTPDESASWDQSELQFGRGVPASQVDSEDSLEELWKTYYASIFNPARVKVATMKREMPVRHWATLPEAELIPELLEQAPTRVEKMIETHEGFGQTAMHFMPSEIDLPKLALAARQCSACDLCHAATQVVFGEGNPDSRIVLIGEQPGDQEDLQGKPFVGPAGQLLNECLSQAGIDRDDVYVTNTVKHFKFTERGKRRLHQKPNSREIYACRPWLEAELAVIAPKTIVCLGATPSQALLGRDFRITKSRGMRMQTEWCDRTFATWHPAAVLRMPDESRRFQMQEQLVGDLRIAASQA
- a CDS encoding ligase-associated DNA damage response DEXH box helicase; amino-acid sequence: MPATPSQTIDRYFMSIGWKPFAFQRTVWRSYRDGFSGMLHSATGTGKTLGVWMGPILKWLQENPDRTKWNPKRSPPARVLWITPLRALAGDTEKSLRAPLDALGLPWTLESRTGDSKQSAKQRQLKKLPTALITTPESLSLMLTHEKLLAQLTQLECVIVDEWHELLGTKRGIQTELALSRLRSLNPDLRIWGVSATLGNLTQACEALMGDTPTDRVKVVEGHKKKKIKLESIIPAKMDRFPWSGHIGTKMVPQVVQLLETVNSALVFTNTRSQTEIWYQQLLKQKPEWAGQIAIHHGSLDMSVRRWVEDGLRAGRLRAVVCTSSLDLGVDFTAVDLVIQIGSPKGAARLLQRAGRSGHQPDATSRLVFVPTNAIELIELAAAQDAIGRGRLEARPMLNKPLDVLAQHVVTIAIGGGFTKDALLREVRTAHAYRSLTDLEWQWVLDFVVRGGESLEAYPDYHRVEVADDRFQVTQRRTITNHRMNIGTIVADASMQVKFLKGKTLGTAEESFLSKLQPGNKFLFAGRLVELVRVKDNAAYVRRATGKPDTVPRWMGARMPLSSELSDGLRRRIEQASEGTFVGREMKSLKPLLELQAQWSTLPRRDEVLMEKVKTRGGHHVFLYPFEGRLVHEGLAALFAYRMSRLRKQTFSIGCNDHGIVLQSPTPIQVEQAVTAGVFATGDLVAEILQSMNSTEMAKRQFRQIARVAGLIHPGLPGRRKSAGHLQASSNLFFDVFCQYDPSNMLLEQSRREVLEQQLESSRMRLALLRMQASRIVVNEPKRVTPLSFGLWVDKLRERVSSETLADRIRRMQEDLEHAAGKP
- a CDS encoding putative DNA modification/repair radical SAM protein, with the translated sequence MEVRDKLTILADAAKYDASCASSGAKGTRPGSQIGSTEGMGICHSYTPDGRCVSLLKILLTNYCIYDCQYCVNRISSDTPRARFTVDEVVSLTMEFYKRNYIEGLFLSSGIIQNSDYTMEQLIEVARRLRTDQHFGGYIHLKTIPNASQGLIEQAGAWADRLSVNIELPTESDLVQLAPEKKKPQIVDTMSGIREKIDETKEEQKSGFKPPRFAPAGQSTQMIVGATPTPDLEILKTASELYAGQRLRRVYYSAYSPIPHADARLPGQSPPLVREHRLYQADWLMRFYGFDASEIVAESDSNLSLEMDPKLAWAIANRHFFPVDVNRASREELLRIPGIGVRSVDRILKIRKFQSLRSADLRKLRVAWKRTKWFVETADHNPGLASLDKLDLGERAKPPTTQLLLFDASTSAISGEV
- a CDS encoding ATP-dependent DNA ligase — its product is MIRFAQLYNTLDSTTKTNEKIAAMSAYFGEVDGLDAAWAIHFLSGSKLRQLVPTKRLRVWAAEQAGIPTWLFEESYHAVGDLAETLALVVPVGEEQEWTGANLALPPRESSECEGNESALSSPMLDKSEFFETGCKTSAGDDSLAGWVTQRLLPLRNMEEDDQRAAIFTIWEQTPVHVRFVVMKLITGAFRVGVSKRLVTRAIADRYQIPADVIAHRLMGNWKPSVEFFQQLIDSDTQDTRLSQPYPFCLAHALDNELGPEPLGDVSNYVAEWKWDGIRGQVIRRAGETFVWSRGEDLMENRWPEIDEAAACLPNGTVLDGEILAAKSDGEVLPFSALQRRIGRKTVGKKLLSEVPVVFHAFDLLEDGGSDIRSLPFSERRQRLESLLRSIEHPHLRATKLIEGSSWDTWRKIRESSRQQNAEGLMLKHKQAVYDTGRVRGTWWKWKVQPYTIDAVLIYAQKGHGRRASLYTDYTFALWDEEKLVPFAKAYSGLTDAEIRKVDRFVRRHTKESFGPVRSVSPELVMELAFEGLQRSPRHKSGVATRFPRILRWRHDKQAADANQLSELLELLP
- a CDS encoding transposase; protein product: MQDPFAFFITWPTYGTWLPGNDRGWVEYHHGWQLPNRNLESMCTTQMKEKQCLLDPGERKIVIAQVSETCQFRDWTLHAIDCRSNHAHIVVSGAKTAPKKIRKDIKAWCTRRLKERSNQNRSNWWAERGSIRYIWNEDSLARVVLYVTEAQDRKGLER
- a CDS encoding ligase-associated DNA damage response exonuclease, coding for MILESTPTGLYCARGGFYIDPNRPVERAVVSHAHTDHARWGCRRYLAAKPSEHLLRMRMNDDAEFEFLNYGESVSIAGIDISFHPAGHILGSAQVRLEYRGRVEVVTGDYKLGDDPTCESWQPIRCHLMVTESTFGLPVYRWQPDEVTTSAINQWWRESRDDGKCCVLYGYAVGKSQRLLAELDTTIGPIYTHGAVEKGTQAYRDSGVAMPETTYVGSIEGKHDWKGGMVVAVPSSHGTPWMRKFGRVSTAMASGWMAVRGARRRRSVDRGFIVSDHVDWPSLMQAVEACDPETVWVTHGYSAVVARYLTEQGRQAEVLESSSRGESDEDAEAAEHLAESETGS